The following proteins are encoded in a genomic region of Neorickettsia risticii str. Illinois:
- the tsaD gene encoding tRNA (adenosine(37)-N6)-threonylcarbamoyltransferase complex transferase subunit TsaD — MNNHVILGVETSCDETSVAIVSEEGEVCFHEIFTQDHSRYNGVYPEFASREHLKILPQILRRAAQAHDLEKLTAIACTVGPGLVGSLIVGVMMARGLAFSLKKPVFGINHLEGHLLAVRLAKKINFPFVCLVISGGHSQLIDARKIGDYVLLGETLDDAFGEAFDKLATMLGFTYPGGKTVEKLAIKGDSERFRLPAALINQSGCNFSLSGIKTALKKIITSLPQITEQDKADICASFQACVARIVLSKLEQAVKICNHSKVVLAGGVGSNLYIRKILEEFAKNRDLSLHFPEGILCTDNAAMIAWAAIERLKAGCTELSLEPQPRLRW; from the coding sequence ATGAACAATCATGTAATTTTAGGCGTAGAGACAAGTTGCGATGAAACCTCGGTTGCAATTGTTTCCGAAGAGGGAGAGGTTTGTTTTCACGAAATTTTCACCCAGGACCATAGCAGATATAATGGGGTCTACCCGGAATTTGCATCCAGGGAGCATTTGAAAATTTTACCCCAGATACTACGAAGGGCAGCTCAAGCGCACGATCTTGAAAAATTGACAGCAATTGCTTGTACAGTTGGTCCAGGATTGGTTGGATCGCTGATAGTTGGAGTGATGATGGCTCGTGGTCTTGCATTTTCACTTAAAAAACCTGTTTTTGGAATAAACCACCTCGAAGGACACCTACTTGCTGTGAGACTTGCAAAGAAAATTAATTTCCCATTTGTTTGTCTCGTGATTTCAGGAGGACATTCTCAACTTATCGATGCAAGAAAGATAGGTGATTATGTCCTTCTTGGAGAAACACTGGATGATGCATTTGGTGAAGCATTTGATAAGCTAGCAACTATGCTTGGATTCACATACCCCGGAGGAAAAACTGTAGAAAAGCTCGCAATCAAAGGCGACTCAGAACGTTTTCGTTTACCAGCAGCACTGATAAATCAATCTGGTTGTAATTTTTCCCTATCAGGGATAAAAACAGCTCTAAAAAAAATAATTACTTCATTGCCCCAAATAACAGAACAAGATAAGGCAGATATTTGCGCATCATTCCAGGCATGCGTGGCAAGAATTGTGCTCAGTAAATTAGAACAAGCTGTGAAAATTTGCAACCATTCTAAGGTTGTATTAGCTGGAGGAGTTGGCTCCAATCTTTACATAAGAAAAATATTAGAAGAGTTTGCAAAGAATCGCGACTTATCGCTGCACTTTCCAGAAGGTATTTTATGTACGGATAACGCAGCAATGATAGCCTGGGCAGCTATAGAGAGACTTAAGGCAGGCTGTACAGAACTATCTCTGGAGCCACAACCAAGACTACGTTGGTAG
- a CDS encoding response regulator transcription factor — translation MRILVVDDEQKVTDYVKSIITSVGYVCDTASCCRDASALINSSKGDYQYDLIILDRVLPDGDGLDMILNLRCKNIKTPVIFFSALSSYENRIKAFDFGADDFIAKSELHKGEFLARIRAVLRRCFSHHFSKFKLGNMLVDFHMQVCKMRGKVVQLTNKEYSMLELMCLHGRGAIISKDKFISHLYSNNEPTEQKIIDVFACKLRSKLAAYNDGVSYIETVWGRGYTLNENVPPIRSVKKSKAVSMGDDNPMGAEAGHELQKSTT, via the coding sequence ATGCGTATATTAGTAGTCGATGACGAACAGAAGGTAACAGATTACGTGAAGAGTATTATTACCTCTGTTGGGTATGTTTGTGACACGGCTTCTTGTTGCCGTGATGCTTCAGCACTGATTAATTCCAGCAAGGGCGATTATCAGTATGACCTTATTATCCTGGACAGGGTTCTCCCGGACGGAGATGGCTTAGATATGATCTTAAATTTGCGTTGCAAGAACATAAAAACTCCCGTGATATTTTTCTCTGCTCTCTCCTCTTATGAGAACAGGATTAAGGCTTTCGATTTTGGTGCTGATGATTTCATTGCAAAGAGTGAGCTACATAAGGGTGAGTTCCTTGCTCGCATAAGGGCTGTTCTGAGAAGATGCTTCAGTCACCACTTTTCAAAATTCAAACTTGGTAATATGCTGGTGGACTTTCACATGCAGGTTTGTAAGATGCGCGGTAAAGTTGTGCAACTGACAAACAAGGAATACTCAATGTTAGAGTTGATGTGTCTTCATGGTAGGGGAGCCATAATATCTAAGGACAAGTTTATAAGCCACCTTTATTCTAACAATGAGCCAACAGAGCAAAAGATTATCGATGTTTTCGCTTGCAAATTGCGCAGCAAGCTGGCTGCTTATAACGACGGTGTGAGTTACATAGAGACGGTTTGGGGAAGAGGGTACACGTTAAATGAGAATGTTCCCCCAATAAGAAGCGTGAAGAAATCTAAAGCTGTTTCTATGGGTGATGATAATCCTATGGGAGCCGAGGCTGGGCATGAGCTCCAGAAGAGTACCACCTAA
- the secA gene encoding preprotein translocase subunit SecA — protein sequence MLDLVHKIFDSRNRKIKGKLKDGVEQVNSLEAKISGLSSDELRNKTSEFKERLFKQSASLDEILPEAYACVREASVRTLGMRHFDVQIMGGMVLHWGMISEMHTGEGKTLVATLAAYLNALPEKGVHVVTVNDYLARRDTEWMKQIYRYLGLQVSCVTSDMRDPERAHAYKADITYATNNELGFDYLRDNMKFSKGEMVQRDLHYAIVDEVDSILIDEARTPLIISGVTDNVSYLYASMNKLAEKLDSTLYTVDEKTRTVSLTEEGQEAVEKLLMAEKFIESGSSLYEPQNLQLVHCLNQSLKAINLFQKNKDYIVQEGQIVLIDEFTGRMMHGRRYSEGLHQALEAKENLKIQNENQTLASITFQNYFRMYGKLSGMTGTAATEREEFSTIYGLEVVQIPSHLPVRRVDHDDEIYASKKEKYEAILALAKECHEKLQPILIGTTSIENSEELSRELKKAKLKHSVLNAKQHAFEAEIIAQAGKPGAITIATNMAGRGTDIQLGGNLNFNVSANDETEKEHAKNEEIVRKAGGLYVIGTERHESRRIDNQLRGRSGRQGDPGESKFFLSLDDDLLRVFGTPGIRNMLKKQLSNNGAIKHSYVTRSLEKAQKKVESRNYEIRKNLIKFDDVINEQRKVIFSQRNNIMESGDIDLLPIVTEVNSKTLENTRSKNFYDISTLVHSMQSIYNEDFKELHKTEDIEGFIDSKTKSIIAEKERAHVELLLEIKKRIMIAILDQLWKEHLQFLENLRLSINLKAVAQKNPLIEFKHEAFQAFQRLSERWHENIIASFVRVKLVERMHMKVI from the coding sequence ATGCTAGATTTAGTGCACAAAATTTTTGACTCTCGCAATCGAAAGATCAAGGGAAAGCTAAAAGATGGTGTGGAGCAAGTCAATAGTCTTGAAGCTAAGATTAGTGGACTCTCAAGTGACGAGCTTAGAAATAAAACTAGCGAATTCAAAGAAAGATTGTTCAAGCAAAGCGCTTCACTAGATGAAATACTACCTGAAGCATATGCATGCGTCAGAGAGGCTTCAGTCAGGACGCTAGGTATGCGGCATTTCGATGTGCAAATCATGGGAGGAATGGTACTGCACTGGGGAATGATAAGTGAAATGCACACAGGCGAAGGTAAAACACTTGTCGCAACTTTGGCAGCTTATTTGAATGCTCTACCTGAAAAAGGTGTACATGTGGTCACAGTGAACGACTACTTAGCTCGAAGAGATACAGAGTGGATGAAGCAGATATACAGATATCTAGGGTTACAAGTTTCTTGTGTTACCTCTGATATGCGAGATCCTGAAAGAGCGCATGCATACAAAGCAGATATCACTTATGCCACAAACAACGAGCTAGGCTTTGATTATCTTCGCGATAACATGAAGTTTTCCAAAGGAGAAATGGTTCAGCGGGACCTTCATTATGCGATTGTGGATGAAGTTGACTCGATATTGATCGATGAAGCACGCACACCGCTCATAATCTCCGGTGTGACGGATAATGTCTCATACCTGTATGCAAGCATGAACAAGCTTGCAGAAAAACTCGACAGCACCTTGTACACAGTTGATGAAAAAACAAGAACCGTTTCTCTCACAGAGGAAGGACAAGAAGCTGTAGAAAAGCTGTTGATGGCCGAAAAATTCATAGAGAGTGGTTCATCTCTCTACGAACCACAAAACCTTCAACTTGTACATTGTTTGAATCAATCTTTAAAAGCAATTAATCTTTTCCAAAAGAACAAGGACTACATCGTTCAAGAGGGCCAAATAGTTTTAATAGATGAGTTCACGGGCCGTATGATGCACGGGAGACGGTATTCGGAAGGATTACATCAGGCACTTGAAGCCAAAGAAAATCTCAAGATCCAAAATGAGAACCAAACACTTGCATCTATTACATTCCAAAACTACTTCAGGATGTACGGCAAACTTTCGGGCATGACAGGAACAGCCGCAACAGAAAGAGAAGAATTCTCGACAATATATGGACTGGAAGTTGTACAAATACCATCGCATCTGCCAGTACGCAGAGTCGATCATGATGATGAGATATATGCTTCAAAAAAGGAGAAATACGAAGCTATCCTGGCACTTGCAAAAGAATGTCATGAAAAACTACAACCCATCCTTATTGGAACAACAAGTATAGAAAATTCCGAAGAACTCTCACGTGAACTGAAAAAGGCAAAGCTAAAGCACTCCGTACTGAATGCGAAACAGCACGCTTTTGAAGCAGAAATTATTGCACAAGCTGGTAAACCCGGAGCTATAACTATAGCCACAAATATGGCCGGAAGAGGAACAGATATCCAGTTGGGCGGCAACCTTAATTTTAACGTTTCAGCAAACGATGAAACTGAAAAAGAGCACGCGAAGAACGAAGAGATAGTGCGGAAAGCTGGAGGACTCTACGTTATTGGTACTGAAAGACACGAAAGCCGTCGCATTGATAATCAACTCAGAGGGAGGTCGGGTAGACAAGGTGATCCAGGTGAATCAAAGTTTTTTCTCTCGCTCGACGATGATCTATTACGTGTATTCGGTACTCCAGGGATACGCAACATGCTGAAAAAGCAGCTTTCCAATAACGGTGCCATAAAACATTCCTACGTAACACGTTCCTTGGAAAAGGCTCAAAAGAAAGTAGAGAGCCGTAATTATGAGATCAGAAAAAACCTTATTAAGTTCGATGATGTGATAAATGAACAGAGGAAGGTCATCTTCAGCCAGCGGAACAACATCATGGAGAGTGGTGATATAGATCTCTTACCGATAGTGACAGAGGTGAATAGCAAAACTCTTGAGAATACGCGATCTAAGAATTTTTATGATATTTCAACTCTGGTCCACAGTATGCAATCGATATATAACGAGGACTTCAAAGAACTACACAAAACCGAAGATATTGAAGGCTTCATAGACTCGAAAACAAAAAGCATCATTGCAGAAAAAGAGCGCGCACATGTGGAACTTCTTTTGGAAATAAAAAAACGCATAATGATAGCGATACTAGATCAACTATGGAAAGAGCATTTGCAGTTTCTAGAGAATCTTAGATTAAGTATAAACCTAAAGGCCGTTGCACAGAAAAACCCGCTTATCGAATTTAAACATGAGGCATTCCAGGCTTTCCAAAGGCTCTCAGAGCGGTGGCATGAAAATATCATAGCGTCTTTTGTCCGCGTAAAACTTGTTGAACGGATGCATATGAAAGTCATTTAG
- a CDS encoding JAB domain-containing protein, whose product MIREYVQELGATDHTPLCMREIIKKCLTCGASAMVIAHNHPSGNPLPSQEDLLLTGKLKKICQKVDVQLVDHFIVTPHDHFSFVVNGLL is encoded by the coding sequence CTGATCAGAGAATATGTTCAAGAACTTGGCGCCACTGATCACACGCCGCTTTGCATGAGAGAAATCATTAAGAAATGTTTAACCTGTGGCGCAAGTGCAATGGTTATTGCACATAATCACCCTAGCGGTAATCCCCTACCCTCTCAAGAGGACTTACTCTTAACCGGAAAGTTGAAGAAGATCTGTCAGAAAGTGGACGTACAGCTTGTAGATCACTTTATTGTAACACCACATGATCATTTCAGCTTTGTGGTTAACGGGCTTCTCTGA
- a CDS encoding TldD/PmbA family protein, which translates to MLDLEKFVPVIVSALQGADGGELFVEYSLSEILKFEDGVLAESSCADSSGFGLRAFYGDKVLYTHSSHLSDASIFEASDFIRKNRLADGSAMMAGATHEIVCGDPLYRFEVQDDSFSFDRKIAFLRQVYDYALSKSKNIASASVTLMRFVRRIGIIKNTGETVTDEQPMVRLGFSVVLKDEKGGAQGGTSGKGGRFGLSELMKDWYVVVDRAFHKAEVALRAVPCPSGEMTVVLGSGWPGVLLHEAVGHGLEADFNRKGVSAFSGLIGKRVASDVVSVVDDGRINEARGSINVDDEGTRSSYNVLIKDGILHGYMFDLMNAKLMDKQSTGNGRRESYMSIPLPRMTNTYMLPGDKTPGEIIKSVKSGIYAVDFSGGQVDITSGKFVFSASEAYLIEDGEVTVPVKEVTLIGDGPTILKRISAVGNDLKLDDGIGTCGKDGQSVPVCVGQPTICVDKITVGGTA; encoded by the coding sequence ATGTTGGATCTCGAAAAATTTGTTCCTGTTATTGTGTCAGCTCTTCAGGGTGCTGATGGGGGAGAGTTGTTTGTCGAGTACTCTCTTTCAGAGATTCTGAAGTTCGAAGATGGTGTACTTGCTGAGAGTAGTTGTGCCGATTCTTCTGGATTTGGTCTCCGTGCGTTTTATGGCGATAAGGTGCTCTATACGCACTCTTCACACTTGAGCGATGCTAGTATCTTTGAAGCTAGTGATTTTATTCGGAAAAACCGTCTAGCAGATGGCTCGGCTATGATGGCGGGGGCGACGCATGAGATCGTATGCGGAGATCCTCTTTATAGATTCGAAGTCCAAGATGATTCCTTCTCGTTTGACAGGAAGATCGCTTTTCTGCGTCAGGTTTACGACTATGCATTATCAAAGAGCAAAAACATAGCTAGTGCTTCTGTTACTCTTATGCGGTTTGTCCGGAGAATTGGAATCATTAAAAATACTGGAGAAACCGTAACTGACGAACAGCCGATGGTGCGCTTAGGGTTTTCAGTTGTGTTAAAGGATGAGAAAGGTGGAGCTCAAGGGGGCACTTCGGGTAAAGGTGGGAGATTCGGGCTTTCTGAGTTAATGAAAGACTGGTACGTTGTTGTTGATCGTGCATTTCACAAAGCTGAGGTCGCTTTGCGAGCTGTACCTTGCCCTTCTGGTGAGATGACAGTGGTTTTAGGGAGCGGATGGCCAGGTGTCTTGTTGCACGAAGCTGTAGGTCATGGGCTAGAAGCTGATTTTAATCGTAAAGGGGTTTCCGCTTTTTCCGGTCTGATTGGTAAGAGGGTCGCTTCTGATGTTGTCAGTGTTGTTGATGACGGCAGGATCAATGAGGCTAGGGGCTCCATTAATGTCGATGATGAAGGTACACGATCTTCATATAATGTTCTGATAAAGGATGGGATCCTCCACGGTTATATGTTTGACCTTATGAACGCTAAGTTGATGGATAAACAGTCTACTGGTAATGGGCGTCGCGAGAGCTATATGAGCATTCCGCTGCCACGCATGACAAATACATATATGTTGCCTGGTGATAAAACTCCGGGTGAAATAATAAAGAGTGTTAAAAGCGGTATTTATGCTGTCGATTTTTCAGGGGGTCAGGTCGATATCACGTCTGGAAAGTTTGTGTTTTCGGCATCTGAAGCATACTTAATAGAGGACGGTGAGGTCACAGTACCAGTCAAAGAGGTTACACTTATTGGGGATGGTCCAACTATATTGAAAAGAATTTCAGCTGTTGGAAATGATCTCAAACTCGATGACGGGATAGGTACTTGTGGTAAGGATGGGCAGTCAGTGCCTGTGTGTGTTGGTCAGCCAACCATTTGCGTGGATAAAATTACTGTTGGTGGGACTGCTTAA
- a CDS encoding helix-turn-helix domain-containing protein → MPKISENFKKRAETDVMIGKQIRRLRTLKGYSQAAIAKEIGVTFQQLQKYECGANRLCVSRLLDICKFCKVSPSYFFASLNKEQEGDTLHDSENSIEFEHENECNKELLVLVRAFKSITQDSVRSKVLSLVKTMSQAYGEEKNE, encoded by the coding sequence ATGCCTAAAATCTCTGAGAATTTTAAGAAACGTGCGGAAACTGACGTGATGATTGGAAAGCAGATTCGTAGGCTTAGGACCCTTAAAGGTTATAGCCAAGCTGCCATAGCAAAGGAAATTGGTGTAACCTTCCAGCAGCTTCAAAAATATGAATGCGGTGCGAATCGCCTTTGCGTAAGCAGGCTGCTTGACATATGTAAGTTTTGTAAAGTTTCGCCCTCCTATTTTTTTGCCTCGCTAAATAAGGAACAAGAAGGGGACACATTGCACGATTCAGAAAACAGCATAGAGTTTGAACATGAGAATGAATGTAACAAGGAGCTTCTGGTTTTAGTGCGTGCGTTCAAGTCCATTACACAAGATTCTGTAAGAAGTAAGGTTCTCTCATTGGTAAAGACAATGTCTCAAGCTTATGGAGAGGAAAAAAATGAGTAA
- the purE gene encoding 5-(carboxyamino)imidazole ribonucleotide mutase: MSSNKVAIVMGSTSDYPTMQYAEKILEQLIVQFETYVISAHRTPARLYEFSKNAADKGIKTIIAGAGGAAHLPGMIAAISDIPVLGVPVESKALNGLDSLLSICQMPAGTPVGTLSIGKAGAENAALLACRILALQDKDLQNRLKTWIRKQTEAVPERP; encoded by the coding sequence ATGAGTTCTAACAAAGTAGCAATAGTAATGGGCAGTACGTCTGATTATCCTACTATGCAGTATGCGGAGAAAATACTAGAACAGTTGATAGTACAATTTGAGACTTATGTGATATCAGCACACAGAACTCCAGCAAGGTTATACGAGTTTTCAAAAAACGCAGCAGACAAAGGAATTAAGACAATAATAGCAGGTGCCGGAGGAGCAGCTCACTTACCAGGAATGATTGCAGCCATAAGCGATATTCCGGTCCTAGGAGTACCAGTAGAAAGTAAGGCGCTTAACGGTTTGGATAGCCTACTTTCGATATGCCAGATGCCCGCAGGCACGCCAGTTGGCACTCTTTCTATAGGAAAAGCCGGCGCAGAAAATGCAGCACTCCTTGCTTGCAGGATACTCGCCCTGCAAGATAAGGACTTACAAAACAGACTGAAAACCTGGATCAGAAAGCAAACAGAGGCCGTACCTGAAAGGCCCTAA
- a CDS encoding thioredoxin family protein — MDLITELNATDRIALEDGQLGIVEFYLPTCKACNNFASTYEELAQENQEMKFYKMNVTSNNGESPSQMWKVRAVPTVAVFTENVSPDNELARILGNKPKEVVQTLLEKYKPS; from the coding sequence ATGGATCTGATTACAGAATTAAACGCAACAGACCGGATAGCGCTCGAGGATGGTCAACTTGGCATAGTGGAGTTTTACCTTCCAACATGTAAAGCATGTAACAATTTCGCATCCACGTATGAAGAACTCGCACAAGAGAATCAGGAAATGAAATTCTACAAGATGAATGTCACTAGCAATAATGGCGAGAGCCCGAGTCAGATGTGGAAAGTAAGGGCAGTCCCAACCGTAGCAGTTTTCACAGAGAATGTATCGCCAGACAATGAACTAGCAAGAATACTAGGCAACAAACCTAAAGAAGTTGTACAAACGCTACTTGAAAAATATAAGCCTTCGTAA
- a CDS encoding adenylosuccinate synthase: MDAAVIGLQWGDEGKGKIVDYLAGDFDSVVRFNGGNNAGHTVIVGERTYKLRVLPSGILREDVVSVIGNGVVLDPQGLLDEIHLLKKEGVQIHPGKLLIADNCHLVLPIHKELDVLFEQKQKLGTTKCGIGPCYQDKVARRGIRLCDLRSEEQLRKALAGLSYYHNVVRKGAGLQEICQEALFASLFAIRDNLLCYAVPPCEMRGILSGKSKLYEGAQGMLLDIDHGTYPFVTSGSSGLGQVMNGAALGCANRVIGVMKGYVTRVGEGIFPTEQDNAFGSELQKLGKEVGTVSGRIRRCGWCDLPLVRYVNAVAGVTEIIITKLDVLDSFNEIFLCCAYKSKKGKLIEICSPSKLCYSEYEAQYIVMKGWRSSTVGVTSFCDLPDEAKSFVETIEKCLDLPVTMISNGPERTQVLHK; the protein is encoded by the coding sequence ATGGACGCTGCAGTTATAGGGTTACAGTGGGGTGATGAGGGTAAGGGTAAAATCGTAGATTATCTTGCTGGCGACTTCGACAGTGTTGTCCGTTTTAACGGTGGAAATAATGCTGGGCATACAGTAATTGTGGGCGAGAGAACCTATAAGCTTAGAGTCTTACCATCAGGCATTTTGAGGGAGGATGTTGTTTCCGTTATTGGTAATGGAGTTGTTCTTGACCCACAAGGTCTACTAGATGAAATTCATTTGTTGAAGAAGGAAGGCGTCCAAATACACCCAGGTAAACTGTTGATTGCCGACAACTGTCATCTTGTTCTTCCTATACATAAGGAGTTGGATGTTCTGTTCGAGCAAAAACAGAAACTAGGAACCACTAAATGTGGTATTGGTCCATGTTACCAGGATAAAGTCGCTAGGCGAGGTATACGTTTATGTGATTTACGATCTGAAGAGCAATTAAGAAAGGCTTTGGCAGGGCTTTCATACTATCATAATGTCGTACGTAAAGGAGCTGGGCTTCAGGAGATTTGTCAGGAGGCTCTCTTTGCATCACTCTTTGCGATAAGGGATAATCTACTCTGTTATGCGGTTCCTCCATGTGAAATGCGTGGTATTTTATCTGGTAAAAGTAAACTTTACGAGGGAGCCCAAGGGATGCTACTCGACATAGATCATGGTACGTATCCATTTGTGACCTCAGGCTCCTCGGGTTTGGGTCAAGTGATGAATGGTGCTGCGCTTGGCTGTGCGAATAGGGTGATAGGGGTCATGAAGGGCTATGTTACACGCGTTGGAGAGGGTATTTTTCCGACTGAACAGGATAATGCGTTTGGTAGCGAGTTACAGAAACTGGGAAAGGAAGTTGGTACGGTAAGTGGAAGGATCAGAAGATGTGGTTGGTGTGATCTTCCCTTAGTTAGGTATGTCAATGCTGTTGCGGGGGTAACGGAAATTATTATAACAAAACTTGATGTTTTAGACTCTTTTAATGAAATCTTTTTATGTTGTGCTTACAAAAGTAAAAAAGGTAAGTTGATTGAAATTTGTAGTCCTAGTAAACTTTGCTATAGCGAGTATGAAGCGCAGTATATAGTAATGAAAGGCTGGAGATCATCAACTGTTGGCGTTACTTCTTTTTGCGATCTTCCCGATGAAGCAAAAAGTTTTGTGGAGACGATTGAAAAATGTCTTGATCTGCCAGTTACTATGATTTCTAATGGGCCCGAGAGGACCCAGGTTCTTCATAAGTAA
- a CDS encoding phosphatidylglycerophosphatase A, which yields MFSVSSVRRIVGAVIPSRMITTFFWIGYLPEWQSHWTAFFSIPLALLVVYFTIGFSVPAVLVAQVLLIFSLVLLFLGLIGIYFFQKTVFSESRYEITIHVAFGQCLMLALSVPAIIKTLTQIFLFNSFICAHFLNCADWFLKYATYFITTLVPYFVFRLIDIVKPWPSYWIERDYNNAFSNMLEGFFNAIYASALFYALNFILFNLLLIDVVEFYKQVFSGVFLNRGIPWVYL from the coding sequence ATGTTTAGTGTTTCAAGTGTAAGAAGGATTGTTGGCGCTGTTATACCGTCTAGGATGATAACTACTTTTTTCTGGATTGGATATCTTCCTGAGTGGCAAAGTCATTGGACGGCTTTTTTTTCGATTCCGTTAGCTTTATTGGTTGTGTACTTTACCATTGGGTTTTCCGTACCTGCAGTGCTTGTGGCTCAGGTTTTGCTTATCTTCTCTCTGGTGCTCTTGTTTCTTGGATTGATCGGTATATATTTCTTCCAGAAGACTGTGTTCTCTGAGAGTAGATATGAGATAACGATACACGTTGCCTTCGGGCAGTGCCTTATGCTTGCGCTTTCTGTCCCTGCAATTATCAAGACTTTGACTCAGATTTTTCTGTTTAATTCCTTCATATGTGCTCACTTCTTGAACTGTGCAGACTGGTTTTTAAAATATGCAACTTATTTCATAACGACATTGGTTCCATATTTTGTTTTCAGGTTGATAGATATAGTGAAGCCTTGGCCGTCTTATTGGATCGAAAGGGATTACAACAACGCTTTTAGCAACATGCTTGAGGGCTTTTTCAATGCCATATATGCTTCTGCCTTGTTTTATGCGCTCAATTTCATACTATTCAATCTCTTGCTCATCGATGTCGTTGAGTTCTATAAGCAAGTTTTTTCTGGAGTCTTTCTCAACAGAGGGATTCCTTGGGTATATTTGTAA
- a CDS encoding NAD(P)H-dependent glycerol-3-phosphate dehydrogenase: MDSVVIGGGAWGTAIANLLAFNTQHVTILCRNTAVIDSINERHINAKYLPTFTLNKNISATSRTDVLKSAVLIFVAVPSQSMRELLQKVKENIEESAQIILCNKGIERKSLLLMSEVVHEELPKNDIFVLSGPNFAHEILSKKPSFSNLAGRNKTIYDKIANALSTETFFTKYIADINGTQILGAFKNVIAIICGLLVRMDAGSNTLSALMSLALEEARSFITIKNGDPTTIMEFCGIGDLVLTCFSNKSRNFSYGYRLVDNYSENALVEGKATLESLYELARVHNINCVLTNTLYAVAQFRSHGTSSFEQDIKRELNAAFMNLLGRTKKSLKLDR, encoded by the coding sequence ATGGACTCAGTCGTTATTGGTGGAGGGGCATGGGGAACTGCAATCGCGAACCTTCTCGCGTTCAACACCCAACACGTGACAATTCTTTGCAGAAATACAGCGGTTATCGATAGTATAAACGAGAGGCATATTAATGCTAAATACCTACCTACCTTTACACTCAACAAAAACATCTCCGCTACGAGCAGGACGGACGTCTTAAAAAGTGCGGTGTTGATTTTCGTAGCTGTCCCATCTCAGAGCATGCGAGAACTCCTCCAAAAAGTCAAAGAAAATATCGAAGAGAGCGCCCAAATCATACTGTGTAATAAGGGAATAGAAAGAAAATCTTTGCTTTTGATGAGTGAAGTCGTTCATGAAGAACTTCCTAAAAATGATATCTTCGTCCTTTCTGGACCAAATTTTGCACATGAGATACTTAGCAAGAAACCTTCTTTTAGTAACTTGGCTGGACGTAACAAAACCATTTATGACAAGATAGCAAATGCACTCTCGACGGAAACATTTTTTACAAAATATATCGCGGATATTAATGGCACCCAGATACTCGGAGCTTTCAAGAACGTTATAGCAATAATTTGTGGTCTACTGGTTCGTATGGACGCAGGTTCGAATACTCTGTCAGCGCTTATGAGCCTAGCATTGGAGGAAGCTCGCTCTTTCATAACAATAAAGAATGGAGATCCAACTACTATAATGGAATTTTGTGGGATAGGTGATCTCGTTCTCACATGCTTTTCAAATAAATCACGCAATTTCAGCTATGGTTACAGACTTGTCGATAACTACAGTGAAAACGCGTTAGTTGAAGGAAAAGCAACATTGGAATCATTATACGAATTAGCTCGTGTGCATAACATAAACTGTGTGTTAACAAATACGTTATACGCTGTAGCTCAATTTAGATCGCATGGCACGAGCTCTTTTGAGCAAGATATTAAACGGGAGCTTAATGCGGCTTTTATGAACTTATTAGGTCGCACGAAAAAATCCTTAAAGTTGGATAGGTAA